In the genome of Mucisphaera calidilacus, one region contains:
- a CDS encoding P-II family nitrogen regulator — protein MRMIESVIRPSALPVITSKLAELGIYGATALECKGFGKQKGHTERYRGGRMDVGFVPKVMLKVAVKEEDVDKAIEAITSSSRSGNVGDGKIFVYALDKVVRIRTGESDNDAL, from the coding sequence ATGCGAATGATCGAATCCGTGATCAGGCCCTCGGCGCTGCCTGTGATCACGTCGAAGCTAGCCGAGCTCGGGATTTATGGCGCCACGGCCCTTGAGTGCAAGGGGTTTGGCAAGCAGAAGGGTCACACCGAGCGTTACCGCGGCGGTCGGATGGACGTGGGTTTTGTGCCCAAGGTCATGCTGAAGGTGGCGGTGAAGGAAGAGGACGTGGACAAGGCGATCGAGGCGATCACCTCGTCGTCGCGTTCGGGGAATGTGGGCGACGGCAAGATTTTTGTTTACGCCCTGGACAAGGTCGTGCGGATCCGCACGGGTGAGTCGGACAACGATGCGCTGTAA
- a CDS encoding LbetaH domain-containing protein, producing the protein MDESGPESRSESDHNETTNLCQRLDRTQPYPYPRSAYLARTLWQLVQTLLIRPSPPRCYAWRRFWLRRFGATIPATAGTRPSTTIMHPWLLELGEYTLLGDRVRVYNLGKITLGSHTVVSQDAHLCAGTHDYQTPELPLIRSTITIGSGVWVCADAFIGPGVTVHDNAVVGARAVVTEDVPHAAIVAGNRAKVIRQRTMHP; encoded by the coding sequence ATGGACGAATCTGGCCCTGAATCTCGTTCTGAGTCCGATCACAACGAGACAACGAACCTCTGCCAGCGACTCGACCGCACCCAGCCCTACCCCTACCCAAGATCCGCCTACCTCGCACGCACGCTCTGGCAACTCGTCCAGACCCTCCTCATTCGACCCAGCCCCCCCCGCTGCTACGCCTGGCGACGATTCTGGCTCAGACGCTTCGGCGCCACCATCCCCGCCACCGCCGGCACAAGACCCTCCACCACCATCATGCACCCCTGGCTGCTCGAACTCGGCGAATACACGCTCCTGGGCGACCGCGTCCGTGTCTACAACCTCGGCAAAATCACCCTCGGCAGCCACACCGTCGTCTCGCAGGACGCACACCTCTGCGCCGGAACCCACGACTACCAGACACCCGAACTGCCCCTCATCCGAAGCACCATCACCATCGGCTCAGGCGTATGGGTCTGCGCCGACGCCTTTATCGGACCCGGCGTCACCGTCCACGACAACGCCGTCGTCGGAGCCAGAGCCGTCGTCACCGAAGACGTCCCCCACGCCGCCATCGTCGCCGGCAACCGCGCCAAAGTCATCCGACAACGAACCATGCACCCCTGA
- a CDS encoding ammonium transporter translates to MLERIRGWLIPLLALTALVVMSQGAFAQEAAEAVPTLEEVQAEVDALNEAIPEVLQGEYSYAVGEDDDGNPASVLYNLTDFKANNLWIMIAGMLVFIMHLGFACVESGLTRAKNTVNILFKNVMIVMIGIVMYALCGWAIMYPGEWIVEGVFAFGTGIGGGGGYYFGEAATGPDYNPGYTVWTDFFFQAMFAATCCTIVSGAVAGRVKLLPFLIFCIPFAGVIYCIVGSWHWGGGRLAELGFADFAGSTLVHGVGGAGALACAIILGPRLGKFAKDGSVQPIPGHSMPLATIGVFLLWFGWFGFNGGSELSADPAGVSYVLVTTTLAACGGGLAAAIVSWVVGGKPDLTMALNGILAGLVGITAGPDTPHWIEALVLVGGISGVLVYFSVVLLDQFKIDDPVGAISVHGTCGIYGTLCCGLWGVNGLFAGAIYGDAAGETAGGGQLVTQAIGTVAGCGFAFFAALVIFGALNAIFGVRVSEAEEIEGLDLGEHDMSAYPDFQFTYIKSYHAREI, encoded by the coding sequence ATGTTGGAACGCATCAGGGGATGGCTCATCCCGCTCCTGGCCCTTACCGCACTGGTGGTAATGAGTCAGGGGGCATTCGCACAGGAAGCCGCGGAGGCGGTACCGACCCTCGAGGAGGTGCAGGCTGAGGTCGACGCACTGAATGAGGCGATCCCGGAGGTGTTGCAGGGGGAGTACAGTTACGCGGTCGGTGAGGACGACGACGGGAATCCGGCGTCGGTGCTTTACAACCTGACTGATTTCAAGGCGAACAACCTGTGGATCATGATTGCGGGCATGCTCGTGTTCATCATGCACCTGGGTTTTGCGTGTGTGGAGTCGGGTCTGACGCGGGCGAAGAACACGGTCAATATTCTGTTCAAGAACGTGATGATCGTGATGATCGGCATCGTGATGTACGCGTTGTGCGGCTGGGCGATCATGTACCCGGGCGAGTGGATCGTTGAGGGCGTGTTCGCCTTCGGCACCGGCATCGGTGGCGGTGGCGGTTACTACTTCGGCGAGGCGGCGACCGGCCCGGACTACAACCCGGGTTACACGGTCTGGACGGACTTCTTCTTCCAGGCGATGTTTGCGGCGACGTGCTGCACGATTGTTTCGGGTGCGGTGGCGGGTCGCGTGAAGCTGCTGCCCTTCCTGATTTTCTGTATCCCGTTCGCGGGCGTGATTTACTGCATCGTCGGCTCGTGGCACTGGGGCGGCGGCCGGTTAGCCGAATTAGGTTTTGCTGACTTCGCTGGCTCGACGCTGGTGCACGGCGTGGGTGGCGCGGGTGCCCTGGCGTGTGCGATCATCCTGGGCCCCCGCCTGGGCAAGTTCGCGAAGGATGGCAGTGTTCAGCCGATCCCGGGTCACAGCATGCCGCTGGCGACCATCGGTGTGTTCCTTCTGTGGTTCGGCTGGTTCGGCTTCAACGGTGGTTCGGAGCTGAGTGCTGATCCCGCGGGCGTTTCGTATGTGTTGGTCACGACGACGCTTGCTGCGTGTGGTGGCGGTCTGGCGGCCGCGATCGTGTCGTGGGTTGTCGGCGGCAAGCCTGACCTGACGATGGCGCTCAACGGCATTCTTGCGGGTCTGGTCGGCATTACGGCCGGTCCGGACACGCCTCACTGGATCGAGGCTCTGGTGCTCGTCGGCGGTATTTCCGGCGTGCTGGTTTACTTCTCGGTGGTCCTTCTTGACCAGTTCAAGATCGACGACCCGGTCGGTGCGATCTCGGTGCACGGCACCTGCGGCATCTACGGCACGCTCTGCTGCGGCCTGTGGGGTGTCAACGGTCTGTTCGCCGGGGCGATTTATGGTGATGCTGCCGGCGAGACGGCTGGCGGCGGTCAGCTGGTGACGCAGGCGATCGGCACGGTTGCCGGTTGTGGTTTCGCCTTCTTCGCGGCGCTGGTGATCTTTGGTGCTCTGAACGCGATCTTTGGTGTCCGTGTTTCGGAGGCTGAGGAGATCGAGGGTCTGGACCTCGGCGAGCACGACATGTCGGCGTACCCGGACTTCCAGTTCACCTACATCAAGAGCTACCACGCCCGGGAGATCTGA